In Candidatus Limnocylindria bacterium, a single window of DNA contains:
- the purS gene encoding phosphoribosylformylglycinamidine synthase subunit PurS: MIFVATIRVLPKAEVRDPQGEAVRGALRSLGLAVSDVRTGKEIVVTFEAASEVAAREAVRLMGNELLANPVIEDYAYELKESVPA, translated from the coding sequence ATGATCTTCGTCGCGACGATCCGTGTGCTGCCGAAAGCCGAGGTCCGCGATCCGCAGGGCGAGGCCGTGCGCGGCGCGCTGCGCTCGCTCGGCCTTGCCGTCTCCGACGTTCGGACAGGCAAGGAGATCGTCGTCACGTTCGAGGCGGCGAGCGAGGTCGCGGCGCGCGAGGCCGTCCGTCTCATGGGCAACGAGCTGCTGGCGAACCCGGTCATCGAGGACTACGCCTACGAGCTCAAAGAAAGCGTGCCGGCATGA
- a CDS encoding phosphoribosylaminoimidazolesuccinocarboxamide synthase, translating to MSTLIESKVPGATLFRRGKVRDVYEAGGDRLVIVASDRLSAFDVVLPTPIPDKGRVLTELSSFWFDRTERVVPNHLISTNIDEMPPVFREVPELDGRAVLVKRCERIDVECVARGYIAGSGWTEYKALGTVASEALPKGLQESQRLDEPIFTPATKAVTGHDVNISRAQLSSLVGSELARQLEEVTLELYRKAHAYALGRGLILADTKFEFGFYDGKLTLIDEALTPDSSRYWDAATYKPGGSPPSYDKQYVRDFLTSSGWNKEPPAPALPPEVVQGTSQRYRECYGKLTGEEWFG from the coding sequence GTGAGTACATTGATCGAGAGCAAGGTCCCAGGCGCGACGCTGTTCCGGCGCGGCAAGGTGCGTGACGTGTACGAGGCCGGCGGCGACCGGCTCGTCATCGTCGCGAGCGACCGCCTGTCCGCGTTCGACGTGGTGCTCCCGACGCCGATCCCGGACAAGGGCCGCGTGCTCACCGAGCTCTCGAGCTTCTGGTTCGACCGGACCGAGCGCGTCGTCCCGAATCACCTCATCTCGACGAACATCGATGAGATGCCGCCGGTGTTCCGCGAGGTGCCCGAGCTCGATGGCCGCGCGGTGCTCGTGAAGCGCTGCGAGCGGATCGACGTCGAGTGCGTCGCGCGCGGATACATCGCGGGCTCGGGCTGGACGGAATACAAGGCCCTCGGAACGGTCGCGAGCGAGGCCCTTCCCAAGGGCCTGCAGGAATCGCAGCGCCTCGACGAGCCGATCTTCACGCCCGCCACGAAGGCCGTGACCGGCCACGACGTGAACATCTCGCGTGCGCAGCTGTCGTCCCTCGTCGGCAGCGAGCTCGCGAGGCAGCTCGAGGAGGTCACCCTGGAGCTGTATCGCAAGGCGCACGCGTACGCGCTCGGTCGCGGGCTGATCCTCGCCGACACGAAGTTCGAGTTCGGGTTCTACGACGGTAAGCTGACGCTCATCGACGAGGCGCTGACCCCGGACTCGTCGCGCTACTGGGATGCCGCGACGTACAAGCCGGGCGGGTCGCCGCCCTCCTATGACAAGCAGTACGTGCGCGACTTCCTCACCAGCAGCGGCTGGAACAAGGAGCCGCCGGCGCCGGCGCTCCCGCCCGAGGTCGTTCAAGGTACGAGCCAGCGTTACCGCGAGTGCTACGGAAAGCTCACCGGCGAGGAGTGGTTCGGATGA